TGTTACGGCCCCTGACCTTATGCATCTGGTGCAGACTCGGATTCTTCTATTTTGCCCCTTTGAGGCAGCTTTTACTATCTGAAGATTTGGGTTCCTGCGCCTTTTGGTCTTATTATTCGCATGACTTACGTTGTTGCCGAAATCAGGGCCTTTGCCGCATATTTCACAAACCATTGACATATCTATAACCTCCGTAAAATAATAGAGCGTAAGTTTATAACATACATTATAGTTAATTGCAAGAAATTTATGGGTTTATGAAGATAACAACCGGAAATATTATCTTACTCATCTTTGTTTTTATACTGATGGCGTTATTATTTCTATACATTGATTTTGCCAAAGACGCAGGCAGGTATAAGGCAGAAAACAACAGAGCCGATGCTATAGTTGTGCTTACAGGCGGACTTGGAAGGGTTGATAAAGGTTTTGAGCTTTTTGCAGGTGGAAAGGCGGGGTACCTTATCCTTGCCGGGGTGGCCAAAGACGCAACTCTTGAGTCCATATTTTTTCAGAGGGATTTAGTAAAGAGCAAGTTAAACATTATATTGGAAAAAGGCTCTACAAGCACATACGAAAATGCTGTGGAGATAAAGAAGATTATAGAAAACAAGAATATAAGGTCAATAATCCTCATCACCTCGTTTTATCACATGAAAAGGGCGTCATATACTTTTAGCCGAGTCCTTCCCGGAGAAACAAGACTCTATATCTATCCTGTTGCAACACCCAATTTTGACGAAAAGATGTGGTGGAGAGGCAGAGGGCCTGTTCTTTTGGCGGGAGAATTCTTTAAATTTTACTGGTATAGATTACAGTTATAAAAGAAGATAGGTGTTAAGCTATGTTTAAGATAGCCTAACACCTTTATTTTTACACATCCGGCAAAGTAACACCTTTTCCGGCAAACTGGATATTTGCCGCATCATTGCATCTTGGAGGCGATACCGCATGTATGCCGCCGCATTTCGGGCATTTACCCACAAAGGTGCTCAGCACAAAACTCTCACCGCATCCCTGACAAGTTGCTTTAAGGCCGCCGTTAGGAATTTGCGCCTTTCTTACGCCGCCTCCGTGTGCATTATATACGAATTCAACCAACTCTCTGCCC
The sequence above is drawn from the Deltaproteobacteria bacterium genome and encodes:
- a CDS encoding YdcF family protein, encoding MKITTGNIILLIFVFILMALLFLYIDFAKDAGRYKAENNRADAIVVLTGGLGRVDKGFELFAGGKAGYLILAGVAKDATLESIFFQRDLVKSKLNIILEKGSTSTYENAVEIKKIIENKNIRSIILITSFYHMKRASYTFSRVLPGETRLYIYPVATPNFDEKMWWRGRGPVLLAGEFFKFYWYRLQL
- the rpmB gene encoding 50S ribosomal protein L28, with the protein product MSMVCEICGKGPDFGNNVSHANNKTKRRRNPNLQIVKAASKGQNRRIRVCTRCIRSGAVTKAA